The Candidatus Desulfatibia profunda genomic interval AATGTGGTGGATGAAATTGAATCGCTGATAAGAGATTACGACATAAAAAGTATCGAATTTGAAGATGACAATTTGACATTCGATATTAAACGGGCAAATGATATTTTTGACGAGGTATTGAAACGTAAACTCAAATTTAAATGGAGAGCCCCGAACGGCATTAGGGCAGACTTACTGGACTCAGAAACAATTAAAAAATTTAAAGATGCAGGCTGTTACGAACTCTGGTTTGCTCCTGAATCAGGCTCTCAAAGAGTTGTCAATGAAGTGATAGGAAAACGTTTGTCACTTAGCAGAGTGGATGCTGCAATAAAAGAGTGCCTGATGAACGGAATAACCGTAAACTGCTTTTTGGTTATTGGTCTTCCGGGTGAAACAAAAAAAGAGATTGAAGAAACCCTTTCCTATATGAAAAAATTAAGAAAAATGGGCGTTGGATGCTATATCAATATCGCAACCCCCTTGTATGGCACAA includes:
- a CDS encoding radical SAM protein, producing the protein NVVDEIESLIRDYDIKSIEFEDDNLTFDIKRANDIFDEVLKRKLKFKWRAPNGIRADLLDSETIKKFKDAGCYELWFAPESGSQRVVNEVIGKRLSLSRVDAAIKECLMNGITVNCFLVIGLPGETKKEIEETLSYMKKLRKMGVGCYINIATPLYGTKLHRIATEKKYLRPIKDSNMLYNNGLYLDTPDFSAEEVYNYFKIGRKIQKKIVFNKEFVLFLFTNHRRIVHHIVKKIAKMSSRPNG